A portion of the Parasteatoda tepidariorum isolate YZ-2023 chromosome 5, CAS_Ptep_4.0, whole genome shotgun sequence genome contains these proteins:
- the LOC139425673 gene encoding uncharacterized protein encodes MIAKLAKAKIRKDGWWERLIGLVKNCLRKSLGRALLDKENLSTVLVGIEAVLNSRPIAYEEGDEDNTKALTPAHFLTGRKLTSIPTNPNNNPRLTKLFKQQQDVLDIFWKRWSKEYLLQLRSYHQVRNIHKSFNIRAGDLVLLQEDVRPRHMWKKARITNLIKGCDGEIRTCVLRVNGNTITRPMQLVIPLEVDQGGEDVPSSINS; translated from the exons ATGATAGCAAAGCTGGCCAAAGCAAAGATACGCAAAGATG GTTGGTGGGAGCGCCTAATCGGATTAGTGAAAAATTGTCTTCGTAAATCTCTTGGTCGGGCACTATtggataaagaaaatttatcaactGTACTAGTAGGGATAGAAGCCGTCCTTAACAGCAGACCCATTGCATATGAAGAGGGAGATGAGGACAATACGAAAGCCTTGACACCGGCACATTTCCTAACGGGTAGAAAATTAACATCCATACCCACAAATCCGAATAACAATCCAAGACTTACGAAACTCTTCAAACAACAACAAGACGTGTTGgatatattttggaaaagatGGTCCAAAGAATATCTGCTGCAACTTCGCTCTTATCACCAAGTTCGCAATATTCATAAATCCTTCAACATCCGTGCAGGAGATCTTGTGCTACTACAAGAAGACGTCAGACCCAGACACATGTGGAAGAAAGCCCGAATTACCAATCTAATTAAGGGATGTGATGGGGAAATCCGAACATGTGTGTTAAGAGTGAATGGAAATACTATAACTCGACCTATGCAGCTGGTCATCCCTCTTGAGGTTGACCAGGGTGGGGAGGATGTTCCGTCATCAATAAACAGTTAG